The following nucleotide sequence is from Flavimarina sp. Hel_I_48.
TCAAGATAAAAAAAAAGCAATAAGGGTTGCTGATTAAAAACGTAATAAGCATCAGGATTAATTATTTCTAATTTCTGCTTAACTTCAGGGGCAAATCCATCATAGGAAATACCATCTGCTCTATCCATAAAATAGACAGCTCGGTGCTCAATTAGCCCTAATTGATTTAATATGTTATTTAATGGCTCGATTAGAAATCAAAAATTTATTTACACAAAAATAGAAGTTTTAATAGACCATCCATAAGATAAATTGTATTTGTTTTGTCAAGCGGAACAGAATGATGTTTTATTTAAGCCACATAAATTCCGAAAATAGTCTGTTTATCTTAAAAAGGCCCTTTATCCCTCGGTCCATTATGGGTTACCTTCCATTGGCCATCTTTTTGAACCAGTTTAAAAACACCCGGTTTTGGGTCATAAGCTGTTGCATATTTTACCCAAGCCACCTCGCCATCCATAGCCTCATCCACCACTTTAAAATTAGCTTCTGAATCTTTATCTTCAGTAAACATTGCTTGAATGCTTGAAAGGTTTGCATAGCCTTCCGAAGTGGTAAATTTTTTCAAGGTAGCTTCATCACCTTGATAAAAACTTTCGGCAACAACTTTAGCGGTTTCAGAAGGGGAAAGGTTCTTTTTTTCTGAACACGAGAAGAACAACAATACGAGCGAGCAAATGACTAAATTTTTCATAACGTTACTAATTTGGGTTATTGATATAACTATGTGATATTTTCAGTTCAATATTACGTTCGCCATCTTTTTCGTGCAGTTCAAAAATTGCTCTGCGGTCAATGGATAGCGAAAACTTCGGCAAGACATAAACAAACCGAACCGTTTCGTTTTCTGTGATTTTAGAAGGCATATTATGTTTGAAAATCGGTTCTTGATACAGTCGTTGTAACGATTTCTTTTTCCCCTTCTGTCTTGTTTCAACAGAGAGTTTTAAGAAATTCAAATCATAATCCAACGTAGAATTATTCTCAATCTGGATAACGAAGTAGAGTTCTTCCTTATCAAAAACAATATTCTCAACACTCAAAACGATACCTTCATTTCGCTTTTTAATTCGACCTATACGCTGGTTTCTGTTAAGAAGATACGAGCAGAATTTTTGATAGTAATATGTTCTATTATCTACACGTTCTTCAGAGGATTCAGCAAGAATAGAATCGACTTTAATCGGTTTCTCATTCCCTATACTATTGGATAACGAAATGAAATAATTGAGCTTAGACAGCTGTTTTTTATATCTTACAATATACGAAAAAATTGAACCATTTCTATTGACTACCAGTAGATTACTTTCTTTACCAGGCTTTGCTTGTAGAAGTCCAAAATACTGTTCTTTTTCACGATTGTAGGTAAAAACAAAATTATCTGAACCGGTTATACCTTGCCGAATAGGTTCAGGGAAGAATAATGCAACGTTTTTGGTGTCGTTAGCATATATGGTATCGAGGATTGTAGTTGTTTGCGCTTTCGCGAAAGCGAAACTTAAAACAAGAGTGGAAATTATGATATACTTTTTCATAAGAATGTGTTTTTAAATGCCCATTATGGGCTCATAATTTAGGTTTTAGAATTAATTTATAATTATTCAATACCGTAACTTTTACGTTTCGGTTGTTACGTCTGAGTACTTTGGATATACCACCAACTTGTGGTACGGTTGGAATGTTGATGTCGCCAATAATATCGTCCAAGACTTCGGTGGTGGCTTCAGCTCTAAAATTGTTCTCGACATAAATGCCCTCACTACCATCTGACAAATCGAATGCTTTGAGTTTAGTAGGATGATGTTTAATGTTCTCAATATCTATCAATGCACGGTTGGGCTGAAAGCTTATAAAACCAAAAATTGGTGTGTTTTTAGGCATCTGCTTACCGTTTATTGTTGCAGGTTTGGTAAGGCGCATTCGTAATCTGGTATTTACTTTCACAACTTGGTCGCCATCGACAACTACATATATGGTTTCATCAGTATTACCGATGATTGAAAACTCGTTGGGTTTTGGCGATGCGGCAAAGAACAATTGATGTTCTAAGCCTAATTCTTTGGCTTCAATTTTTTGTTCTCTTTTTACTTCAGTAGAATCAATTTTTGATACCGCTTTGCGAACAGTTCTTTTATGTCCTAAGTTTTGGTATCGTTTCGATGAATATTGAATTTTGCCAGCTTCATAGATGCTATCTACAATACGCTCTTTTTCGCGTTCTGGTAAATCTGGGTCGTAGAATCCCAAGGAATCAATCAGTTTTTCATCATAGATGCTCGGTGCATTGTTTTCACGTACTTCCTTTAAATCATTGATGGCATCCAGTTTGGAATCGTATTCTTTTTGATTTTCTTCCAAATCGGGTATCAAGGTCTGTTCAAGGTTTTCATTTTCACTTTCATCATCGCCCATAACCATTATAGAGTATGATATCAGGAAAATGAAGATTACTGCCAAAACCGCTGCAAATACTATTTTGTTCTTTTCTACTCTCATCTGTTGATATTTATTTGTTTTTAAAGGTCAGATGTAATTCGCCAACCAATA
It contains:
- the traM gene encoding conjugative transposon protein TraM; translated protein: MRVEKNKIVFAAVLAVIFIFLISYSIMVMGDDESENENLEQTLIPDLEENQKEYDSKLDAINDLKEVRENNAPSIYDEKLIDSLGFYDPDLPEREKERIVDSIYEAGKIQYSSKRYQNLGHKRTVRKAVSKIDSTEVKREQKIEAKELGLEHQLFFAASPKPNEFSIIGNTDETIYVVVDGDQVVKVNTRLRMRLTKPATINGKQMPKNTPIFGFISFQPNRALIDIENIKHHPTKLKAFDLSDGSEGIYVENNFRAEATTEVLDDIIGDINIPTVPQVGGISKVLRRNNRNVKVTVLNNYKLILKPKL
- a CDS encoding DUF4138 domain-containing protein, translating into MKKYIIISTLVLSFAFAKAQTTTILDTIYANDTKNVALFFPEPIRQGITGSDNFVFTYNREKEQYFGLLQAKPGKESNLLVVNRNGSIFSYIVRYKKQLSKLNYFISLSNSIGNEKPIKVDSILAESSEERVDNRTYYYQKFCSYLLNRNQRIGRIKKRNEGIVLSVENIVFDKEELYFVIQIENNSTLDYDLNFLKLSVETRQKGKKKSLQRLYQEPIFKHNMPSKITENETVRFVYVLPKFSLSIDRRAIFELHEKDGERNIELKISHSYINNPN